AAGAGCTCTAAAAACAACAGAATTTACAACAAAGATACAACAGAGGTTTGCTCtaggttttttaatatttttaatttaaatctaGAATGAATTCCTGGTCAGTTACCAAACAGGCACCTAAGAAGTGACCTTTCTGCTGCTTATAAGTGGTTGTGAGCCTTATTTGAGAAGATTAGAAGGTGGAAAGGGGAGTCCTTGGGATGCTACAAGGTGTCTTCTCATACTCACAGATAAAGAGGCCATATTGCCTCTCAACTTCCTTCCTACTTCCTTTTCACTTCACCCATCCatcctctttcatcctttctccttccctcttggcttcctttctccttcctccctcattccctctcctccatcctttctgttattcattcccctctttcttgctttctttccatctccgtgtgtgtgtgtgtgtgtgtgtgtgtgtgtgtgtgtgtgtgtgtgtgtgttttgcataAATCCTTGCATTTCTGTGAGGGCTATCCATTCTCTCACTCAGTATTCAGATGGCACACCAACCCACCGCATTAACCTACTTTATCAGCTGTTACTACAGCAATTTGAACCAGACCATTCTCTCTGGTCTCCAGTATTGGCAGGACCACTTACTGGGGTTGTACTAAATCTATTGAACTCCATTGTCCCTAACCTGATATGAGTTACTTGCCACAGCCTTGCTGTCATAGTCCTTTCCAGATGCCTTAACACAGTACCACAGACTGAGGCAGCTGAAGCAACAGAAATGTTGCATAGTTATCAAGGCTAGAAGTCCAAGACCAAGGTGTCCTTCAGAGGCTTGCAAGAGAGAACCTATGCTGAGCCTCTCCCAGTTTTCTGGCAATCCTTGGCCAGCTAGATTAAACTTGACTTTTAGAAGCATCATTTGGGGGCTTGGGAGACAGAAcagtggttatgccaaagactttcatacctgagaatGACATCCCAGGCTCAATACCCAggaccaccgtaagccagagatgagcagtgatttggtctttctctttgtatctctctctctctctctcataaaaacataaaataaaataattttgttaaaggAGGTTCACTTGGATCTCTGTCAGTCCAATTTCCCCCCTTTCTGTAAGGTCACTAGTCATATTGGACCACAGCCTACTCTAATGTCTTCATCTTAAGTAATTACATTTACAGCATTCGTTTCCAAATAAGGTCATATTCTGAGGCCATGGGAGCATTCCACATATTAGGAGACAAAATTCAAACTGTATCACTTGCCTGTAAGCAAATGCTATGTATCAGGAGGAAAGATGTAAGAGAGTAGGACAAAAGGGAAGAGGTGAGAAATATTGATGAAGTGTATGAGATAGGAAAGTGACATGTCCAAAAGGAAGGTCAAGGcagcagagagaaacagatcaATACCCCAAGAGCAGGCTAAGGGGTCTTATTTTGTTATAAAATATGCTAACTTGACAATTTCCAATAGgacagaagaaagggaaaatttgctttttttttttgcaagtaagCATATGATTTAGGTTGGACTTAATTCTCTGGAGTGTTTTCCTGGCCAAGGATGTTGACTTGCCCATAGTTGTACCCTCTCCCTAAAAGAAGCTACCACCCTATGACTGGTTGTTGCTGATCCCTTGTTTTGACTCAGGATACCTCTGAAAGATCATTCTAGCTGTAGTATTCCTTGAAGTACACCCATTTCTCCTTTTATCTAGTTCTACTTTCCTTGTCGATTCTCAAGTTTTAAATTTGGAAGCACTCCtcaattcaattatttttttaaaatattttttcatttcatttctcttttcttccttcctttctttctctctcccttcctttctccatttctttctctccctctttctttctttcacttttatgGAGGGTAAGAAAGacggagagatacttgcagcactgctctaccacttgtgaagcttccctccatataaggggggatcaggggcttgaacccagcttcttGCATATGGTGACATGGACAATCTACATGGTGTGTCATTGCCCACACCTGTTAAATTCTTGCTCACATATCTTAGTATCTCAGAATTTATTTCTCTGAAAACACAACCACTAAAGTTGGTACTGGGTCTAGTCCTAGAAGCAGCCCTAAGAATGTTATTTTGGAAATGGCTTAGCTGCCATCAGGTTGGTCATGAAACACTAATCTGGATCTCTGCCCTTCTGAGCTTGTCTAAATCTAATTATTTCCTAAAAGTCCCCACCTCCAAATACGAAACATCTGCTAGGCATAGACAGGACAAATCCTGGGGCTTTACCAGTCTCTTAGTCAATGGTTGTCCTTTGGAGAGTGACTCAGTACTTGAGAGTCTCCTCTTTCCAGAGAATTGTCTCATGTTTTTCCCCTATGGAAAAGAACTCCGAGTCACAGGAAGCTCTGCCCTGAGGGACTTCCCTTTGTTCACCGTCCTGTCAAAGAACTACCCACACCCACCTCCCTATGTGCTACTGCACCCTTGTGTTCATGTCTTTTTCTACTGACCAACACTCAAATCCTTGACTCAGTTATtagtgatcttttaaaaaaacttttatttatttatttttaaatattttatttattttccttttatgttgtccttgttgtttttatcattgttgtggttattattattgttgttattgatgttgttatcggataggacagagaaatggagagaagaggggaagacagggatggggagagaaagacacctgcagacttgcttcaccgcttgtgaagtggcccctctgcaggtggggagccgggggcttgaactgggatccttacactggtcctcaagtttcacaccatgtgcacttaacccactatgctacagcccaacccccacttATTAGTGATCTTAGGGACAGATATATCTGTAGAATGAACAGAAACTAAGGAGGGGTGGTGAGGAAGCAAAAGGAAGACAACCATAGAAAATCACTATACACaaccctatttctttcttttttctttttaaaaatttttattattttttaaaataattttaatgtagTTTAAATCAGCACTCCTGCTTCATTTCAGCTCTTTTACTGCCAAACCTGGGAGCAGGGACtgcttcagtttctctgtcttctccttgtcTGTGATGACCAATGTATAAAGGCACCTGCTGCACCACACTTTAAACTTCACATTATCTTTGTTCTTCTTGATCTTGACAGACTTGGTGTCCTTGTGCCGCGCCATCAACAGGAAGTCCGTGATCTCCTCGATCTTGCGTGGCATGGTGACCAGGTGTGCAGCGCACTGCGGCCACCGGCACCTACAGGCAGAGAAATGCTCTCAGGGAGCTGTGAGCAACACGGAAGGCGGAAAAGGACCCACAAGCCTATTTCTTGCACAGTCttcagaactgaatgaagagaggTGAGGCCCTAGACAAAAATTGGCTCCACAAATCTGTTAGCATTGGATGGTCCTTCCCTAAAAGAATttgtggccatttattttatttttaaaacttttatttatgtattatttattggaaataaagagggaaatcaagagggaagggggagatggaaaggttGGGGggcttgtagcactgctttactactagtgaagttttccctatgaaggtaggaaccaggggcttgaatctagaccTTGCATGTtttaacatgtctgctcaaccagattaatcaccacctggtccctctatgACCATTTATTTGAATGAGTGTTCCCTGGGGAAATTCACGTGTTTGGAGGACTAGTAGACATAGGCTCCAAACTAGTGCTGATACCCATAAGGTAATTCCCACTCCCACACTAGGGTAACAAAGAGTCTGGGAATTTATGGAGTTATTTATGTATGTCTACTACTCCCATTATCTGTTTAGTGTTATTTCCTTGATGTAATTGTATCACCAGAATAAACAAAAGTGGTAGTTAGAGGAACCCCCACATTTATTCCTTGACGTCTGGTGAGGGGTAATAACAGCCTTTGAAATTTcacctttcctttttgttgttgttgttgtttgtttgttttgtttttcctccagggttattgctggggctcagtgccagcactacgaatccactgctcctggaggccactttttccattttattggataggacagagagaaattgagaggtgaggaagacagacagacagagagagagagagagagatacctgcagacatgctcccccatttgtgaagcattcttcctgcaggtggggagcggcagcttgaacctggatacttatgtggatctttgcactttgtactatgtgtgtttaatcagatgcacctccacctggcctccttttccttagaaaaaacaaaagcatCATCACATCCTCGGGGAAGGGAAGATTAATGTCATTCTTAAAAATCTAAAGGGTTCAGGGGTGCCTCACTACACATTAGCCCAGTCCCCACAAAACCCAGGCAGATCTCTTGGGACAACCATTGACAGTCAACAAACTGTATTAAGTAAAAGTCCCAATTACAGTTGATGTGCTGGGTATAGCATCTTTGCTTGAGTAATGTGAGAAGGGTTCAGTCAATGTAGGCAACCATCAATCTGGCAAATGCTTTCTTAACCCTCAACTACTAAAAAGGGGGGTCAGAAACAATTCATGCTTACATATTGGGTAATTATATACATTTATGATATTGACTTTGGACTATGTGTGCTTTGTCATCCTCTGTCATAGTAGAGTGAATGGAATAGAGTTATCTAAAGAGCCCTCTGCCTATCTCACTGGTTCACTATAGTGACAGCACAGTAATCTGAACAGATGAACAAGCTGTAGCAAGTATGCCAGAGGCTTCGATAAGGGACACATGCTTCAAAGGGTAGGGGATACGCTTAATGGGAATTCAGATTTCTTCCATAGCAGTAAAGTTTTTAAGGATCCAGTTGTCTGGAATATGATAGAACATCTCCAAACTAAAGGACAGATGATTATATCTTGTACCACTCACCACTAAGAAGGAAGCAAAACGTATTATGGGTCTTGGCTTCTGGAAGCAACTCATTCCATAGCTAGGAATCtaactgactgccaactctggtGGTATGCAAAGCAGTAAAGAGCCCAGGCCTATGCTGTGATGCATGCAATGATCAGCCTTATGGTACAAAAGACAATACAGGTATTGAAAGATACAGTGGTGTCAAAAGATGTCAGATGATGTGCACATCAAAGGAATCTGTTAACAAAATGAAGGTCAATCTACTTGTGAATGAAAGAAAATATCTGAAGAACAAACAGTTGGTAAGTGGCGaatatccaaaatacataagGAACATATACAACTCAattgtaaaaacaaataaatctaaaattcCATTGTAAAATGGGCCAGAATTCCGaaattgtcattttttttccaaagacatATGGATCGTCAAGACTTACAGGAAGAGCTGCTTAACATCACTAGTAACTGGGAAGTTAAAAATAGAATCTGATATTGGTTAGAATGACTGTTATCAGAGATAAGAGATAACaagttggtgaggatgtggagcaaACAGAATCCCTGTGCCCTGTTGGTAGCAATGTAACGTTGTGCAATCACTATGGGAAAAAGTATGGAGtttccttaaaaattaaaaatagaaatcccATATGTCCCAGCAATTCCATTTTAATTCCATGATATATCTGAAGAAGATGAAAATAAGCTGGAGAGATCTATGGATCTGTATGCTCactgaaacatttaaaaaatattgatttttctgaTACCACTGGTTTATAAGACTATCAACGTTTTAGAAGTAAAATTTCACACTTCTTCAAACTATGTTAACatgccacactcaccaccaaagtaccAAAATACTTCACCAAAATCTACAGATGCCTTCCAGCTTTGTAACGCCAACATCCTTAATTCCCTttggtaacctcagttctgcagtcTTGAATCTAAAGATGTGTTTTTCATTAGACTTGACTTGTTCCCTTACATTGTTTCTCTGTACACCCTATATGAGTGAGATAGCCAGTATTCTCTTTTTATATAAATACTCCCAATTTTCTTATAGGGCCAATTTAGTGGTAATACATCCCTTTCCATTCATTGTTCTGGGAAGCTCTTTATTACATCTTCCAATATGAATGATGTTGTAGTTGGGTGGAGAATTCTAGCTTAGAGATCCCATCCCTAGGCAGCAACCACAtttctgtggttaaaaaaaaataatgatgccTGGCAGAGGCTATAACACCAAAATTGAGCCATCCTGGGTGGGAATCAGGAATAGGAATTGGAATTTCTAAGTACTCTACTGTCACAAGGTCGATGCGGGTGAGGACTCAGGTCTGAGAGAAGACTGGGAGCTGGCTTCCAGTATGTGAGAGTGCACACACTCTGGGACTGGTATAGAACAGAGCCTGGCAGACTGTGGGATGTTGAGGAGCAGGACAGATTTCCCAGATGAAATTTCCATACCTTAGAGATCTCTTCCCTCTTGTAGCTTGAATGCTGGCTTTGTGTTCTTTGATTGCAAGTCCATTGCTGTGCagagttttttttcttaagtattttatttatttatttatttatttaattaacttttgagagagatgcagaaagagagagacacaaagagagaaacaccagagcactgctcagctctggcttatggcggtgtgagggattgaacctgggacttcagagcctcagatatgagaagtctctttgcatgaccattttgctatctacccctgccctagagtGAGTGGTTCATATATTGGTGATTTTGCTGTTATTGTAGGAGGAGGTAATCAAAAATCCTTTTTGTTTGGTCATCTTGGCTCTCccctgaatcttttttaaaattatctttattaagtagagcaccaaagtaaaaacccagtggtgaggggtagacatgcagcttcctgggccagtggggggtgggagtgggtggaagggatgggtcacagtcctttggtggtgggaatggtgtttatgtacactcctagcaaataaatcagtagttaattaatatgagagggggaaaatcaattgtatgtctcaaagtttctcaaaacacaaactgaatctttttaatatataggctgtgtattggatatgcggactctctcaaaagcctagaccaagcagattagaagcatccaatagcacagctatatacaagatactggatactgtacagcaaaccataacaaaaggacttttcaaagttaacccaattaacaaataatgtgatgataatattaaccatcgattgtctttttgaaccctaagacagcaggaacctcacatctccactatagagcccctacttcccccagtcctggaacccttggatagggcccactttcccgtatgtgtcgtatgctttacattggtttgttctagccctcccccgccaagagaattggatcagtcctgttaatttggtgggcctgcttggccccgccccaaggaaccccgagagagggttcctgagtccgagagttccggagttcctgagttcgagagtttcagagtaagagagagttccacagtggaagagtttcagagggttccccagtacgagagttccagagtgccagagttggagagttcctgagttcaagagtaagagagagtgtttgtgccgccgcaaagagacagcagagttctgtttggtgattagtttgtcttagtttatgaatcgttgttcctgaataaagaaatacagcttccctgcccagccgttgtctccgcgtctctgttacccgcccgtgaagcaagccagcccggctagagcctcaaaattttaacaacatgtatgcatctcccaatccaaaccaaataatattgcatccgccgatcacaacctaaccaacgcaacgattgccacctcaacatgcttcacctcagactgtgtccagagacttcacgtgtggaatgacaacccttcagcttcattactcgggtgagacctttccttttatagtacactctaatttcatctcaggtagttcactttctaacaaagtcccataacctagatatacaccagtttctgtgagagagagcttatgttcacacgtacccataaactactgcaaaatatatacctgaaagcagaagtacactagagtttgcagtgagtacctccctaacatttcctctccactattccaagcttgggatccatgattgctcaacaaattgtttggcttcgtatgttaactctcttttcaatcaccaggttccagatgccaacaggatgctggccaggcttccctggattgaagaccccaccaatgtgtcctggagcttagcttccccagagacacaccttactagggaaagatagaggcagactgggagtatggaccgaccagtcaacacccatgttcagcggggaagcaattacagaagccagaccttctaccttctgccaccctcaacgaccctgggtccatgctcccagagggctagagaatgggaaagctatcatgggagggggtgggttatggagattgggtggtgggaattgtgtggagttttacccctcctaccttatgtttttgttcattaatcctttcttaaataaaaaatttaaaaaaataaattaatatattgaaaattgaatcagaaaaaaaattatctttatttatttattggatagagacagccagaaattgaaaaggaaaggggacatagagagggagagagacagagagacccctgcagtcatacttcactgctcatgaagctttccccctgcaggtgggtaccgggtccttgtgtgttgtcacatgtgcactcaaccaggtgagccaccgcctggcccctgaatctttttttttttttaagtaatgagCAAGATATGGGTCTGTTAATGGATTAATGGATAAAAAATATGagaaacacaaacacacagtgGAATTTATTTAATCATAACAACACTGATTTGCTTGACAAATCTTGTCACAGCATGAATGGACTGACCTTGATGGCActatattaagtaaaataagtcagagaaagacaaattCCATATGATCCTACCTAcctgtaatatatattatatcacAAATACATAAAACGTATTGGTGTTCACCAGAGATGGACAAAATAGGTAAAGGGAGTCAAAAGGCACATAATTCCAATTGCAAAATAAACACATTATGGGAAGCCTTGTATAATAAATAGCTAATAATTCTGCATTGAATACTTGAATGATGCTAAGATAGTAAATCATAAAGTTCAGAAAAACTGTAAATTATCTACGGTGATACTGTTAGCTTGACCCATTGTGGTGATCAACTGTTATGTTAGACAAGAAATATGAAATCATTATGTGGTATACTTGAAACTAACATATTACACTTCAATTAAAAAGAGATTCCATGTATAATTTATGAAGCAACCTAATAGGAGAATCAtaatatagatttttagagttctAGAATAAGGCCATGCTATCAGAGAATTGTGTGCCTGAAAAACAATTCTTGAAATACTTCTGGATTTTAGCAGAGATAGAATAACCGATCTTGAGACATCCATCAGTAAGTGTACAGCCAGAACCACCATTTTATAAGCTGGGTTCTGTCAGAAGCATCAGCTTCTGAGATACCAGCAAGTAGACTCCTCCAAAGCAATATGTTTTGAGCAGGTGCTCCTGGCCCTAGTTAACATGCATTGTCATAATAAACTCTTGGGCATAAAGATGAAACTGTTCATACAGCTACCCATGGTTATAGCTGCTCCCTGAGTCTTCAATACATTCCTGGAGTTTAAATCTAGGAAATGAACAAAAatgctaatttttttcttcttccttcactGAGTTCTTGAGGAACTGAATAAGACATACAAGAATCCATGTCAACTTCCTGAAAACAAAATAAGCAGAGTGAAGATATACTCTCCGAATATTTTATAGATAAAGAGATGGATGTACAGAAGTGGAAGACAATATTGTCCAGAATAGTCAGATTGCTTCTCCTTTATAGTGAGAGCAATTAGTCATTTGAAAAAGTGATTAATTGAAGAATCAGTTCAGAATTGTTGGGAAAATACTTTGGAACAATTGTTATTTCTGTAAAGTAAACACTGAGAGTAAACACAGACAATAAACATTATGTGGAAAGACCCTAGACCATTCTTGGAGATTTTTATCAAATAGAACTATGATAGAAGCAGTGGTAATATTGTGAAAATGTAAggatccatatatatatttctcctaaATTACCCAAATATATACTTTGGTTAACTGAGAAATGCACAAGAATCCTAGCTGGAAAAATCTGGACTGTGCAGGCTATTGCTATAGCAACTTTTCTGAAAAATAGTTACAGTCCCATGCTacagaaggaagagggaagaatGTCCTGATTTAGTCATTTCAAGAATTTACTCTCAaaaggtgtgtgtgagagagagagagagagagagagagattagtttttttctaaagattccCAACTTCTGAAAGGTACTATTATTTTCAGTAAAATCTATGGAAAAAATGCTCAAG
The sequence above is a segment of the Erinaceus europaeus chromosome 19, mEriEur2.1, whole genome shotgun sequence genome. Coding sequences within it:
- the LOC103125671 gene encoding large ribosomal subunit protein eL38-like produces the protein MPRKIEEITDFLLMARHKDTKSVKIKKNKDNVKFKVWCSRCLYTLVITDKEKTEKLKQSLLPGLAVKELK